GGCTGCCGGGAGACGCGCTCTCCACCGCCCCGGTCTCCGTCACACCGGACCAGTTCGTCACCCTGTGGGAGGCGATCGCCGCCGAGGCCGACGATCCGCAGCTGCCGATCCGGATCGGTCGGGCCATCTCCGTCGAGGCGTTCCAGCCGCCCGTCTTCGCGGCGCTCTGCAGCCCGAATCTCAACGTGGCCGCCGCCCGCATCGCCAAGCACAAGGCGCTCATCGGACCGCTACGACTGATCGTCACCCCCACCGAACGAGGGCTTGAGGTGGAGTTGCGGTGGCCGCCACACCACCGGCCGCCCGAAGCCCTGACGACGACCGAGCTCGTGTGGTGGGTCGCCCTGGCCCGCCTGGCCACCCGGGCGACGGTGGTGCCGGTCGCCGTCACCAGTGCGCAGCCACCGGCTGCCGCGGCCGCGCTCGCCGACTACCTCGGTGTCCGGGTACGGCGATCGCGGCGCTTCACCATCACCTTCAGCGCCCGGGACGCGGCCCGTCCGTTCCTCACCGCGAACGAGCCGATGTGGGAGTTCTTCGAGCCCGAACTCCGCAGACGGCTCGCCAGCCTCGAGACGGGCGCGACAGCACGCCAGCGGGTACGGGCCGCCCTGCTCGAACTGCTGCCCAGCGGCCGGGGCACCGTGGACAGCGTGGCCCGCGAGCTGACGGTCGGAACTCGGACCCTGCAACGTCGACTGAAGAACGAGGGCACCAGTTTCCAGGCCGTGCTCAACGACACCAGGGCCTCGCTCGCCCACCACTACCTCGACGAGGGGCACCTGTCGGTGAGCGAGATCGCGTTCTTGCTCGGCTACGACGAGCCCAGCTCGTTCTACCGGGCGTTTCACGCCTGGACCGGCCGCACCCCCCTGGCCGTCCGGACAGACCGCGACTGACCACACAGGCTGGCGGCTGACCCGGACCACGGTCCAGTTGTCACCCGCGGGGTGCTGACCGCGCGCCGGCCCGTCGGCGGATCCATAGCCTCGGACGGATCGGACGGAGCCGTGGCGCTCCGGGCACGGATTCTCGCGAAGGAGCCGCGGTCCCGCTCGGCGGCGGCGAGTTCGGGCCGACGGCGAGCCCTTCGCGGTGCTGACCGGCACGGTGTGACGATCGGGTACCGGTGGCTGCCTCGCCAGCAGGGCGATGTCGTGCACCGCCGGCGGCGCACCAGCCTGGCCGGTACGGCCCGCTAGGCTGCCCACGTGATCGACCTCCAGCGGATCCCGGGCCGGTGGCGACCGAGCGACGTCACGGTACGGGACCTGCCGTTCCCGCTGCTACTCGCCGCCGCGGCGCTGGTGCCGGCACTCCACGTCCCCGGGACGCAGCTCGGTGACCTGCCAACCCGCCCCCTGGACGCGCTCGCCGTTGCGGTCGTCGCCCTCGAGTGCCTTCCACTCGCCGTGCGGCGACGGTGGCCGGCCGGCTGTCTCGCTCTGGTGTCGCTCGGCTTCGCCGTCGACCAGCTACTCGGCTACCACACGGTCGCGGGTATCGCACTGCCGGTGGCATTGCTGAGCGCGGGAGCTCATCTGGAACGTCACCGGCGTGCCGTCGCGGTCGTCGGGTCCGGGGCGTACGTGCTGCTGGCGGTCGCGCTCGACCGGCTCGGATCGCCGGAGGGACTTGCCGGGTTCGTAACGTTCTACCTGGTGCTGGCCATCGCGTGGGGCGCGGGGGCGTGGCTACGGCTCTCCCGGGCCGCCGAGGCAGAACGCCGCCGCCACGTCGCCGAGACCACCCGCACCGCGGAACGCACCCGCATCGCCCGCGAGCTGCACGACGTCGTGACCCACCACGTGACGGCGATGGTCGTGCAGGCCGAGGCGGCGCGGTACCTCACGGCGGCTCCCGAGCGCCTCGACCAGACCCTGGCGGCCGTCTCCGACACCGGCCGGCGAGCCGTCACGGACCTGCGGCACCTGCTCGACCTGCTCAACCCGGACCACGGCACCGGGCCGGTGACGCCGTCCGTGGGCGAACTCCACACCCTCGTGGAGCAGACCCGGCGGGCCGGCCAACCGGTGGAGTTCACCGAGGAGGGCAGTCCCCGCGGCACGACCGGCAGCGCCGGGGTCGCGGCATACCGGGTCGTGCAGGAGGCTCTGACGAACGCCCTCAAGTACGCCTACGGCAGCCGTACCGTGGTCCAGGTGCACTACGGCTCAGTTGGGATCACCGTGGAGGTCAGCACCGCCGACTCGGGGTCGGGCGCCGCCCCAACCGGCGGGAGCGGGCGGGGTCTCACCGGGCTCCGCGAACGAGTCGGCCTACTCGGCGGCGAGTTCAGCGCGGAACGGCGGCCGGGCGGCGGCTTCGTCGTGCGGGCCCGCATCCCCACCGGGAGCCCCTCGTGACCGCGCCGGTCCGGGTCCTGGTCTGCGACGACCAGGCGCTGATCCGCACCGGGTTCACGACGATCATCGACGCTCAGCCCGACCTCGAGGTGGTGGGCGAGTGCGGGGACGGGCGCGCCGCGGTCGACCTCGCCGGCCGCCTGCACCCGGACGTGGTGGTGATGGACGTGCGGATGCCGGTCCTCGACGGCATCGGGGCGACTCGTCTGCTCGCCGGTGCCGGCGTGGCGCATCCCGTCAAGGTGCTCGTGGTGACGACGTTCAACCTGGACGAGTACGTGTACGAGGCGCTGCGGGCGGGGGCGAGCGGGTTCCTGCTCAAGGACGCGCCGCCGGCGCAGCTGCTGCACGGGATCCGGACCGTCGCCACCGGCGCGGCGCTGCTGGCCCCCGAGGTGACCCGCCAACTCGTGGGCAGGTACGCCGCGCGGATCCGGCCCGCCGAGAACACCCCGGACAGCATTCCGCTGACCCCGCGCGAACTGGAGGTACTCCGCCTCATCGCCGACGGCCTGTCCAACAGCGAGATCGCCGCGACGCTGGTGATCAGCCAGGAGACCGTCAAGACCTACGTATCACGCATCCTCACCAAGCTCGACCTGCGCGACCGCGTGCAGGCGGTGGTCTACGCCTACCGGCATGGCCTGGTGCTGACCTGAGAATCCGCGCGACCCGCGCTCCACGCCAGTTGTCGGCGGTGCCGCACCAGGGACCGTCACCGGTCCGGCACCGCCTGGACCGGCGGAGGGCACGTCGAGACGGACGGTCAGGACCGGGTCATCGGCGACCGCCCGGCCCACGGGCCACCCTTCCGAGCGCCAGCAACGCCACCAGCGTCGCACCGAGCAGGATCAGTGTCGCCGCCGCCGCGTCGAACGTGCGCCCGCGGTCGGTCAGCGTGAATACGGTGACCGGCAGGGTGCGCCAGTCCGGCGGGTACACCATGATCGTGGCGCCGACCTCGCCCATCGACAACGCGACCGTAAGTGCCGCGGCCGCCGACATGGCCGGCAGCAGCATCGGCAGGCGGACCCGCCAGAGCACCAGGGCGGGCCGCGCTCCCAGCGAAGCGGCGACCTGGGCGTACGAGTCGTCGATGCGGGTGAGCGCGCTGGACACGGTGGCGTAGGAGAATGCCAGGACCAGCACCAGGTGGGCGATCAGCACGATCCAGCGGGTGCCGTTGAGCAGCAACGGCGGCCGGCTGTACGCGACCAGCAACCCGAGCCCGACCACCACCGACGGGATGGCCACCGGCAGGTGCAGCAGCGCGTCGGCGCCCCGCCGCAGCCAACGGGGTGCCGCGGCGAGGGCGAGCGCCGCCCAGGTACCGACGGCCACGGCGGCCAGCCCGGCGGCGGCCGCGGTCTGCAGGCTGACCAGCAGGCTGGCCTGGTTCTCGCCGGTCAGCGCGGCGCTCAGGTGGGCGGTGGTGAAGCCACCGGGCAGGACACCGTTCCACTCGGCGGCCAGGGCGGCGGCCACCAGCACGGCCAGTGGCGCGGCCACGATCGACAGGAAGACGGCGGCGAACAGCGTCCAGACCGACCACCGGCCGCTACGGGACCAGATCAGCACCACGGTCTCCCTTGCGTGCGAAGATGCGGCGGTAGAGCAGGTAGAGCACGACGGACAGCGCGACCTCGACGACGGCGACCACGCAGGCGCTCGGATAGTCGAACGTGACCACCCCCTTGGAGTGCACCAGCATCGGCAGCGTGATGACGTCCTTGGCGCCGATGAAGAGCACGATGCCGAACTCGTTGAGCGTCATCAGCAGGGTCAGTGCCCCACCGGCGGCGACGGCCGGGGCGATCTCCGGCAGCACGACCCGGCGCAGGACCTGGCCTGGCCGAGCGCCGAGGGACGCGGCGACGGCGAGGCGTTCCGCCGGCAGGTGGTTGAGGGCGGCGAGCGCCGGCCGCATCACGAACGGTGCGTAGAAGGTGATCTCGGCGAGGACGACGCACCACCGTGAGTAGAGGAAGTCACCGAGTTGCAGCACCCCGGCGGCGCCGTAGAGGAAGGTGAAGCTGAGGGCGATCAGGAAGGAGGGGAAGGCGAGCAGGGTGTCGACCATCCGGGAGACCGCACCGGCGCCGGGGAACGGGACCAGCGCCAGCACCACGGCGAAGAAGGTGCCGAGCACGACGCAGCCGGCGGTGGCGGCGCCCGCGACGAGCACCGTGTTGCCGATGGCCCGGTGGAACTCGCCGGCACCCAGCACGGACCGCCAGGTCTCCAGCGTGGTGACACCGTCCTCGTTGGTGACCGACTGCACGGCGACGAGTACGAGCGGGTAGATCAGGAAGCCGGCCAGCACCACCAGCGGCGGAAGTGCCCAGAGCAGCGGGGAGATCCGGGCGGCGCGGGCGGGCCTGGCCACGGCGACGGCTGCGGTGGTCATACCCCACCTGCCAAACCCTGCGGGACGAGGCCGGCTGCGCCTCCGGTCGGGGGACGGGCGCCCGTCGACGCCACCACGGCGGCGCCGCGCTCCGGCAAGGTGACCCGCACCGGAGAGCCGACCTGCGGGAGCCCGTCGACGCTGGGGACGTCGGCATGCACGCTGACTCCGCCGGTTCCGTCGGCGTCGAGCCCGTCGATCAGGCAGGTCAGCCGGTAGCTGGCACCCCGCCACTGCAGGCCGGTGAGGACGGCTTCGAGGCCGGGCCCGTCACCGCGTACCCCGATGGTGTGCGGCCGAACCGCGATCCGCACCCGAGCACCGGGGGTGAGCGGCGCGGAGGCGGTGGCGGTGGCGGTGACCATGCCCACCTGAACCGTGCCGTCGACGTCCCGCACCGTGGCCGGCAGCAGGTTCGCCCCGCCCAGGAAGGCGGCGGTGAACTCGCTCGGCGGCTGCCGGTAGAGACCCTGGGCGGTGTCGAGATCGAGCAGTTCGGCCTCGCGCATGACGGCGATCCGGTGCGCCAGGGTGAGCGCCTCGGTCTGGTCGTGGGTGACGTAGAGCATCGCGACGTCCGGCAGCTCGTCCCGGAGTTGGCGCAGTTCGTCGAGCATGTCGGCGCGCAACTGCGCGTCGAGGGCGGAGAGCGGCTCGTCGAGCAGGAGCACCGGCGGCCGGATCGCCAGCGCGCGGGCGATCGCCACCCGCTGCTGCTGCCCACCGGAGAGCTCCCGCGGGTAGCGGCGGCCGTAACTGTCCATGCCGACCAGTTCCAGCATCTCCTTGACGCGCCGGGCCGACTCGGCGCGCGGCACCCGCCGGGCGCGCAGGCCGAACGCGATGTTGTCGGCGACGGTGAGGTGCGGAAAGAGGGCGTACTGCTGCACCACCACGCCGAGACCGCGCTTGTGTGGGGGCGCACCGGTGACGTCCCGTCCGTTGAGCAGGACCCGGCCGGACGCTGGCCGGACGAAACCGGCCAGCGCCTTGAGGGCGGTGGACTTGCCCGACCCGGAGGGGCCGAGCAGGGCCACCGTCTCGCCGGCGGCCACCTCGAGCGAGAAGTCCCGCAGCGCCGTGACCTGCCCGTAGCGGACGCTGACGCGGTCGAACTGGACCGCCGGCGACTCGGTCATGCGGTGTTTCCTCCTTGGGCCGGCCTTCCCGGTCCTCGCCCGCGAGGCCGTCGGGGCGGCACGGCTGGTTCGGTGCGGCCGGTCATGCCAGGCCGAGTGCCGTGTTGTAGGCCGCGATGTCCGCGTCCATCTCGGTCAGGATCTTCGCCCAGTCGGCCGGCCAGATCTCCACGTCCTGCAGCGCCTGCTCGACCTGCTGGAACTGGGCGTCGGTGGGCTTGATGTCGGCGCGCGCCGGGACGCCGTAGGCCTGCTGGGACACCTGCTCCTGCGCGGGCTTGGCGAGCAGGAAGTCGGCGAGCTTGCGACCGGCGTCGGCGTGCGGGGCATCGGCGGCCAGGCCCATGGTGTACGGGATGGCGAAGGTGGAGGCCCTGCCGTCCGGACCGGCCGGGAAAAAAATCTTGAAGTTGGACCTGTCGTTGTTGATCGACGCGAGGTTCATCTGCACGTCGCCGTTGGCCACGTAGATTTCGCCCTTGCTGACCTTGGGCTGCAACTTCCCGGTGGAGGACGACGGCCCGACGTTGTTGGCCTCGAGCTTCTTCAGGAACTCCAGGGCCTTGTCCTTGCCGAGGATGTGCTGCAGGTGCAGCAGCACGGCGGTGCCGTCACCTGCCTGGCCGGGCGTCGAGTACTGCAGCTTCTTGGCGAACGTCGGGTCGAGCAGCTCGTCGAAGTTCTTCGGGGCGACGTCGACCTTGTCGGGGTTGTAGATGAAGCAGAGGTAGTTGTTCACCAGCGGCACGTAGGTGTCGGTGGCACCGGTCACCTGGTCGGCGCCGGCCGGCGTGTAGGGCTGCAGCAGCCCGTCGGCGTCGGCCTTCTGAATGTAGGGCGGCAGCGTGACGACCAGGTCCGCCTGGACGTTCGACTTCTCCTTCTGCAGCCGGGAGACGACCTCGCCGGAACCGGCCTCGATCATCTGCACCGCGATGCCGGTCTGCTTCTCGAACTCCACGAACTGCCTGCCGTACCAGTCGCCGAGCCCGTCGGCGGAATAGACGGTGACGGTCTTGTCGCCGCCGGCCTCGCTGGGGGCGGCGGTGCCCGAGCCGCACGCGGCGAGCGCGAGCGAGGCCACCGCGAGGGTGGCGAGGGCCAGAGGGGTACGTCGCATGGTGATTACTCCTGGGGAATGTCGGTGGGAAGGAGAAGGGTTTCGAGATCGTTGACGGAGTTGAGAACATGGGTGGCGCCGGCGCCACGCAGCGCGGCGGCGTCGTGCGCGCCGGTGAGCACGCCGGCCACGATGGCGGCGCCGGCGCGGCGGCCGGCGAGCACGTCCGAGGCGGTGTCGCCGACCGTGGCGACCTGCCGGACGTCGTCGATACCCAGCCGCAACAGCGCGGTGAGCACCAGGTCGGGATAGGGCCGCCCACGCCCCGCCTCGGCCGGCACCAGGGTCAGGTCGGCGAGGTCACGCCAGCCCAGGGCGGTGAGGATCCGGTCGGCGGTGGCTCGGGAGAAGCCGGTGGTGAGCGCGGTGCGCACCCCGGCGGCCCGGAGCTTGGTGAGCAGTTGCTCGGCCCCGTCGATCGGCGCGCAGAGCCCGGAGTCCACCAGGAGCTCGTACGCCCGCTCGAAGGCGTCGTTGAGGCGCTGCGCCGCCGCCTCGTCGTCGCGGGTGAGGTGCCGGAAGACGGTGATCTTCGATTCACCCATCGTGGCCCACACGTAGCGCAACGCGGCGTCGTGGTCGGTGATCGTCGCGCCGGCCTCGTCCAGCGCGCGGGTGAAGGCCTGCTCGACGAGGCCGTCGTCGGCGACCGTGGTGCCGGCCATGTCGAAGCAGACGAGTCGCGTCGTACCTACCGAGGTGCTCACCAGTCCAGCTCCTTTGCGGTCTGCTCGGCGATCGCCGGAGCGCAGGTCATGCCCCGCCCGCCCGGCCCGGTGACCAGGACGGCGTTGCCGCCGACCGGCCGGCGTTGCACGATCTCGGCCGGATCGAGGCACTGGGCGTAGACACCGTGCCAGCGGCGCCGGATCGCCGGCAGCGGCCGGCCGAGCAGCGCCGAGGCGACCTCGGCGAGGTGCTCGTAGGGCTCCTCGACCTGGTCGAACGCGAACGGCTCGGCGTACGCGTGGGTGTCGCCGATGGTCAGGCCGCCGTCCAGACGCTGCACCATCAGCAGCTGCATGGCGTGCTCGGCGGCGACCGTCGATTGCGGCTGGGTGGCGGTCAACGCGTCGAGCTGCGGCCCGCGGAAGCCCGGGTAGTAGCGGAAACTGTCGGCGTCGGCCACCGAGGTGGTCAGCGGCTCGTCGAGCGGCGCGGTCTGGGCCATCTGCAACCAGACGCGGCGCACCGGCAGGTCGGGCGCAAGTTCGCGGACCAGACCGGCGAGCACCGCGCCGGTGGCCAGGACGACCTGGTCACCGGAGTGCACGGTGCCGTGGTCGTCCCGGACCCCGCCGGCGGTGAGATCGCGCACCTCCCGGCGGGGCAGCCACTGGTAACGGCCGCTGGCGGCGAGCGTCGCGCGCAGCGCCGGCAACGCCACCCGGGATTCCACCGCAGCGTCGCGTTCACACCAGAGCGCGGCGGCGAAGTCGCCGCGCAGGGCCGGGTTGACGGCCCGCGTCTCGTCCCGGTCGAGCAGCTTGAATCCCCGGGCGGCGGCGTCGGGAGCGGAGGCGGCGGCCTCGGCGACGGCGACCTCCTCGGGGGTTCGGCACACGGTGAGCGACCCGTTGGCCCGGAAGCCGATGCCGGTCACCTCGGTGCCGATCACCTCCCAGAGCTCGCGGGCCCGCAGGGCGGCCTCCAACTCGGCCCCGGAGGCGCGCCCGGAGACCCAGACCAGGCCGAAGTTGCGGACGGTGGCGCCGCGTACCTCCGCTTCCCGCTCCAGGTGCAGCACCTCGTGCCCGCGCCGGACGGCCTGCCAGGCGTGCATGGTGCCGAGCACCCCGCCGCCCACGATGATCAGTCGCATGTTCTCTCCCTTGCTCGGCGACGAGCCTCAGGGAGGGCGCTGACCTAAAGATGCCGGGAACATGACTCGCTGGTAAACGACCCCGAAAGGTTCGGACCTTTAACGGGGCGCGCGACCCACGACCGGCCGATCCCCCGGCCCCGAAGGTCAGCCGATCAGCCGGGTGACGAAACCGATCCGGTCCCCGCGGTACAGGGACCGAACCCGCTCGATCGGCACGCCGTCCTGGTCCGCCGAGACCCGCTGCATGAGCAGCATCGGCTGGGCCGGGTTCGTGCCGATCAGCATCGCCTCACGCGGGCTGGCCAGCACGGTCTCGATGCGCTCGGTGGCCTCGGTGTATCGGATGCCGTACCGATCGGTCACGTGCTGGTAGAGCGAGCCGGTGCCGTCGAAGCCGTCCATCAGATCGGCGAACCGGCGCACCGGCAGGTAGGTGCTCTCCAGCCCCAGCGGCTCACCGTCGGCAAGCAGCACCCGCTCCAGGTGCACCACCTCGTCGGTGGCCTCGATGCCCAGGTCCGCGGCGAGCGGGCGACCGGCGGGCCGGCGCTCGACGGTGACCACGCGACGGCCCGGCTGGTGACCCATCTCGCGTAGCGCCTCGGTGTAGCTGTGCAGGACGAGCGGCTGGATCAGCTTGGGAGCGGCGACGAACGTGCCCCGCCCCCGGTACGCGCGCAGCCGCCCCTCCATGGTCAGCTCGGAGATCGCCTGCCGCAGCGTGGAGCGGGCCACCCCGTACGCCACCGCGAGCTCGCGCTCGGCCGGCAGCAGGGCGCCCTCCCCCAGCTCGGCCAGCAGGTTGAGCAGCTGGTTCTTGACGACGAAATGTTTGGGCACCCGGCCGTGCTCGGGCACCCCACCGCGGACCGCTTCAACCGTCACCGGCCGACCCTACCGCCAGGGGGTCGGACCGCCCGACCCCCTGGACAGTCGATCAGGAGACGCGCAGGTCGTCGATGACCCAGTACCAGTTGTTGCTGGCATCGTGGTACCGGAACTTGACCACCATCCGGTTCGCGCCGGCCGGCACGGTCACCGGCAGCGACTCGACCGTGGCGCGGGCATCCGCGCTGTACCGCTTCACCAGCCGGTCGGCACCACCGTCGAAGGAGACCAGCACGTCGGCCTTCTGCGCGCCCTCCTGCCGGTAGTGGGTCGCGTAGTTCAGGTGCACGGTGCTGCCGGCCGTCACCGGGAACGCCGGGGAGACGAGGGTCGAGTCGAAGCTGCCGCCGCCGAACCAGTCGGCGAACTCGTCGCTGTCGGCGACCGCGAAGACGCCACGGGTACGTAGGGCGTTCTCCCGCTCCTAGCCGGCCTGGGCACGGCTCCAGAACTCGTCGGTCGCGAACGCCCAACCGCGCCACTCGGTCATTCCGCCGCTCGGCATCCTGCTACGGTCCACCGACCAGCCGGCCGGCGCGTCCGGTGTCCAGCCGGCCAGCGAGGCCGGGATGCCGATCTCGTCGACCCGGGTGCGCAGCGCCAGTGTGTCGAACGGGTCGGTCGACCTGGTCCGGACGCTCTTGCCGTCCAGCGCCACGGAAACGCCGAAGTGCTCCAGCGCGGTGCTGGCGACGTCCACCTGACGAACGTCGCTCGGCCGCGACCCGGCCGTGATCCCGGCGCCCTTGGCCAGCAGGAACGTGCGCCGCTCGTCGACGCCGCAGCCGCCGTGGCCGCCGAACGGCACCCGGTGACCGTGGTCGGTGGTGACCACGACCAGCCAGTCCTCGGAGGCATACGTCGGCCGAGCCGCGATCGCCGCCAGCATCTGGCCGAGTTGCCCGTCCTGCTTCTCGATGGCGGCCCGGTACGCCGAACCGGTGCCCCGGGTGTGCGCGACCACGTCGGTGTTGCCCAGGTAGACGAAGGCGGCGTCCGGGTCGCCGGTACGCAGCCGGTTCACCGCGTCCGCCGTGATCTTGGCGTCCGCCGCGGCGTAGTCGCCGGCGTCGAGGGTGAAGCGGGTGTCGATCGCGCTGGAGAACGTGCCCTGCGTGTGCAGCACCGCCCAGTCAACCGCGGAGTACGTCTCGTACGACGGATCGGCCGCCTCCAGCCGGCTCAGGAAGTCCGGATAGGTGCCGTACCGCTTGCCGGCGAACGTGTTGTCCCGGACGCCGTGCCGGTCCGGCCACACGCCGGTGGCGATGTTGGACCAGCCGGGGCCACTGGACGAGTCGGCCGTCGAGGGGCACTGCACGAGGCTGTGGCCGAGCGAGCCCTGCGCGGCGAGCGCGTCGAGGTTCGGGGCGTTCGCCGCTTCGACGCTCTTCCAGTTCACCCCGTCCATGCCGACGACGAGCAGCTTCTTGGTCAGCGGCGCGGACTGCGCGGCGGCGGGGACGGCACCCCCGGCCAGGGTGGCGACGGCCAGGGTGGTCGCCAGCGTGAGCGACCAGTACGTGCGTTGCATCGTTACCTCCATCGGCTAGCTCCGCGCCACATCGAAACTGGTCAAAGTGAACGGGAGTTGCCGAAGGAGCGGTCCTCCGAATATCAGGTTCGAACCAATTTTGGGCGAAGATGCTAAGGAGACACGCACGAGCGGGCTGGCGGACGGCCCCCTGCACAACCCTCGGTCCGGTGCCGCGGGACGGCACACCTGTCGAGGTGCCGCTGCTGCTGCCAGCGAACCCGTGCCACCGGCGCGGTCGACCGACCTACCAGCTCCCTGCCCACCGCAGCAACGAGTCGAGGCCCACCATTAGGGTGACCGTCATGTCTGCCGTGTTCGACGCCGATGGTCTGCTGAGCTTCCTCGCCGGGCTCGACGGGGTGTACGATGCCCCTCCCCCGCTGGGCGACCCGGTTGACCTGCTGGCACACGGTCTGCAGTGCGCGGCGGTCCTACGAGACGAACGACCGGACGACCTCGGGCTCCAACTGGCGGGGCTGGTCCATGACATCGGGCATGCCGTCGGCGACGATCCCGACCATGCCCGGGTGGGCGCCGACTTCGTCCGCCCCGCCCTCGGCACGCGGGTGGCGGACCTCGTCGCACTGCACGTCCCGGCAAAGCGCTACCTCGCCGCGACCGAGGCCGACTACGAGCTGTCCGAGGCGAGCCGACTGAGCCTTCAGCGGCAGGGCTCCGCGATGACCAGCGAGGAACGGGAACGCTTCCTCGCCCATCCCGCGGCGACCGACGCCGTGACGTTGCGCCGCGCCGACGAGGCGGCCAAGGTCGTCGGACGCCCGGTCCCCGGTCTCGACGTGTGGGCGCCGCGCCTGCGCGAGTACGCCGGCAGCGCCGTGCCAGTGCACGGTGACGTCCCGGTCGACCAGCGTGACCTCGAGTCCGGTGAGTTCGCCGACGTGCGGGTCACGGTGTCCGGTGTGGTCGCCGGCGACCGGTCCACCGCCTGAGTCCATCCGGGCGGAGTGGCGTCCGGCGAGGATCGCGGCGACCGCCGCGACCACGGCCAGGGTCAGATCGACGAGGAACAGCGGTTCGAACCTGCGGAGGTCCTTCGCCAGGCACACGGTGGCCGGCCCCGCGCGGGGCCGGCCACCGTGTGCCTGGTCAGTGGCTCGATTCCACGGCCGTCTTGAGGGCGGCGAGCCAGGCGGTGAGGGAGGACGCCAGCGCGCTGCGCATCCCGTCCGGATCGGCGGTAACGGGCGGTCCGTCCCAGGACTCGGCGGTGTGCACGTGCACGCCGTCACGGCGGGTTTCGAATGTCCACACGTGAATGCCGTCGATGCCGTGCGCAGGCCCGCCCCAGGCGATGCGCCGCAGGGGCCGGACGTCGCTGATCGTGGAGACGATCGACAGGCCCTGGGTCTGCCAGGCGAACGTGCTGCCCGGGCTGACCGGGCCTTCGAGGCGCGCCTGGTCGATGTCGTGCTGCCAGGTCGGCCACCGGTCGACGTCGGTGTGCAGGCGCCACACCGCCTCCAGCGACGCGGCGACGACGATGGATGCCTCGACGACAACCACTGCGTCTTGGTCGACGTGCACGGCAATCCC
The sequence above is a segment of the Micromonospora sp. WMMA1363 genome. Coding sequences within it:
- a CDS encoding histidine kinase; translated protein: MIDLQRIPGRWRPSDVTVRDLPFPLLLAAAALVPALHVPGTQLGDLPTRPLDALAVAVVALECLPLAVRRRWPAGCLALVSLGFAVDQLLGYHTVAGIALPVALLSAGAHLERHRRAVAVVGSGAYVLLAVALDRLGSPEGLAGFVTFYLVLAIAWGAGAWLRLSRAAEAERRRHVAETTRTAERTRIARELHDVVTHHVTAMVVQAEAARYLTAAPERLDQTLAAVSDTGRRAVTDLRHLLDLLNPDHGTGPVTPSVGELHTLVEQTRRAGQPVEFTEEGSPRGTTGSAGVAAYRVVQEALTNALKYAYGSRTVVQVHYGSVGITVEVSTADSGSGAAPTGGSGRGLTGLRERVGLLGGEFSAERRPGGGFVVRARIPTGSPS
- a CDS encoding response regulator transcription factor — translated: MTAPVRVLVCDDQALIRTGFTTIIDAQPDLEVVGECGDGRAAVDLAGRLHPDVVVMDVRMPVLDGIGATRLLAGAGVAHPVKVLVVTTFNLDEYVYEALRAGASGFLLKDAPPAQLLHGIRTVATGAALLAPEVTRQLVGRYAARIRPAENTPDSIPLTPRELEVLRLIADGLSNSEIAATLVISQETVKTYVSRILTKLDLRDRVQAVVYAYRHGLVLT
- a CDS encoding ABC transporter permease subunit, giving the protein MVLIWSRSGRWSVWTLFAAVFLSIVAAPLAVLVAAALAAEWNGVLPGGFTTAHLSAALTGENQASLLVSLQTAAAAGLAAVAVGTWAALALAAAPRWLRRGADALLHLPVAIPSVVVGLGLLVAYSRPPLLLNGTRWIVLIAHLVLVLAFSYATVSSALTRIDDSYAQVAASLGARPALVLWRVRLPMLLPAMSAAAALTVALSMGEVGATIMVYPPDWRTLPVTVFTLTDRGRTFDAAAATLILLGATLVALLALGRVARGPGGRR
- a CDS encoding 2-aminoethylphosphonate ABC transporter permease subunit, which produces MTTAAVAVARPARAARISPLLWALPPLVVLAGFLIYPLVLVAVQSVTNEDGVTTLETWRSVLGAGEFHRAIGNTVLVAGAATAGCVVLGTFFAVVLALVPFPGAGAVSRMVDTLLAFPSFLIALSFTFLYGAAGVLQLGDFLYSRWCVVLAEITFYAPFVMRPALAALNHLPAERLAVAASLGARPGQVLRRVVLPEIAPAVAAGGALTLLMTLNEFGIVLFIGAKDVITLPMLVHSKGVVTFDYPSACVVAVVEVALSVVLYLLYRRIFARKGDRGADLVP
- a CDS encoding ABC transporter ATP-binding protein translates to MTESPAVQFDRVSVRYGQVTALRDFSLEVAAGETVALLGPSGSGKSTALKALAGFVRPASGRVLLNGRDVTGAPPHKRGLGVVVQQYALFPHLTVADNIAFGLRARRVPRAESARRVKEMLELVGMDSYGRRYPRELSGGQQQRVAIARALAIRPPVLLLDEPLSALDAQLRADMLDELRQLRDELPDVAMLYVTHDQTEALTLAHRIAVMREAELLDLDTAQGLYRQPPSEFTAAFLGGANLLPATVRDVDGTVQVGMVTATATASAPLTPGARVRIAVRPHTIGVRGDGPGLEAVLTGLQWRGASYRLTCLIDGLDADGTGGVSVHADVPSVDGLPQVGSPVRVTLPERGAAVVASTGARPPTGGAAGLVPQGLAGGV
- a CDS encoding 2-aminoethylphosphonate ABC transporter substrate-binding protein, translating into MTMRRTPLALATLAVASLALAACGSGTAAPSEAGGDKTVTVYSADGLGDWYGRQFVEFEKQTGIAVQMIEAGSGEVVSRLQKEKSNVQADLVVTLPPYIQKADADGLLQPYTPAGADQVTGATDTYVPLVNNYLCFIYNPDKVDVAPKNFDELLDPTFAKKLQYSTPGQAGDGTAVLLHLQHILGKDKALEFLKKLEANNVGPSSSTGKLQPKVSKGEIYVANGDVQMNLASINNDRSNFKIFFPAGPDGRASTFAIPYTMGLAADAPHADAGRKLADFLLAKPAQEQVSQQAYGVPARADIKPTDAQFQQVEQALQDVEIWPADWAKILTEMDADIAAYNTALGLA
- a CDS encoding phosphonatase-like hydrolase, with translation MSTSVGTTRLVCFDMAGTTVADDGLVEQAFTRALDEAGATITDHDAALRYVWATMGESKITVFRHLTRDDEAAAQRLNDAFERAYELLVDSGLCAPIDGAEQLLTKLRAAGVRTALTTGFSRATADRILTALGWRDLADLTLVPAEAGRGRPYPDLVLTALLRLGIDDVRQVATVGDTASDVLAGRRAGAAIVAGVLTGAHDAAALRGAGATHVLNSVNDLETLLLPTDIPQE
- a CDS encoding TIGR03364 family FAD-dependent oxidoreductase; translation: MRLIIVGGGVLGTMHAWQAVRRGHEVLHLEREAEVRGATVRNFGLVWVSGRASGAELEAALRARELWEVIGTEVTGIGFRANGSLTVCRTPEEVAVAEAAASAPDAAARGFKLLDRDETRAVNPALRGDFAAALWCERDAAVESRVALPALRATLAASGRYQWLPRREVRDLTAGGVRDDHGTVHSGDQVVLATGAVLAGLVRELAPDLPVRRVWLQMAQTAPLDEPLTTSVADADSFRYYPGFRGPQLDALTATQPQSTVAAEHAMQLLMVQRLDGGLTIGDTHAYAEPFAFDQVEEPYEHLAEVASALLGRPLPAIRRRWHGVYAQCLDPAEIVQRRPVGGNAVLVTGPGGRGMTCAPAIAEQTAKELDW